In the Scomber japonicus isolate fScoJap1 chromosome 18, fScoJap1.pri, whole genome shotgun sequence genome, one interval contains:
- the socs1a gene encoding suppressor of cytokine signaling 1a, whose protein sequence is MVADSTVEGHDKTLVSSSSSSSSSSSSSSSSSSLSSSSSSSSLSSSLQRHEFALGPHRTESEQLQRRAVPEPNQRSVPSVYLTHFRTFSCKEDCKIITDTASKLEHSGFYWGPLGVEDAHRMLRDAPLGSFLIRDSRQKDVFFTLSYHAKSGPVSVRIDYKRQKFSLAGNERTFPTLFALLEHYISSPKKSLSIPYRKWEPTLQELCRKRIMEMCGGASQVSELPLTHVVKDFLLEFPYKL, encoded by the coding sequence ATGGTAGCCGACAGCACAGTGGAAGGCCACGACAAGACCCTCGTGTCAAGCTCATCATCCTCGTCCTCATCCtcgtcctcatcctcatcctcatcttccttgtcctcatcatcgtcatcatcatcactatcatcatcgcTGCAGAGGCACGAGTTCGCCCTGGGGCCACACCGCACAGAGTCCGAGCAGCTTCAGCGTCGGGCTGTTCCAGAGCCAAACCAGAGATCTGTCCCCTCTGTGTATCTGACCCACTTCCGGACCTTCAGCTGCAAGGAGGACTGCAAGATCATCACGGACACAGCATCTAAGCTAGAGCACAGCGGCTTCTACTGGGGTCCTCTGGGAGTGGAGGACGCACACCGCATGCTGCGGGACGCTCCACTGGGCAGCTTTCTAATCCgtgacagcagacagaaagaCGTGTTCTTCACGTTGTCCTACCACGCTAAGAGTGGACCGGTCAGCGTACGCATTGACTACAAGCGGCAAAAGTTCTCACTAGCGGGCAACGAGCGCACCTTCCCGACGCTCTTTGCCCTCTTGGAGCATTACATCAGCTCTCCCAAGAAGAGCCTGAGCATCCCATACAGGAAATGGGAACCAACCCTGCAAGAGCTGTGCAGGAAGCGCATTATGGAAATGTGCGGTGGAGCAAGCCAGGTGTCAGAGTTGCCACTCACCCATGTTGTCAAAGACTTTCTGTTGGAATTCCCTTACAAGTTATGA